DNA sequence from the Molothrus aeneus isolate 106 chromosome 24, BPBGC_Maene_1.0, whole genome shotgun sequence genome:
GAATTGCACTTGGTCATTTGCACTCagattataaagaaaaattatgtgcAATTGATTACAAATACTGTAAATAAACCTTCTCCAATGGTAAATTTTGGTGACCACAGCTGTAAACAATGTTTCAGCATTCACAATTCCTTTCATGTGATTGTGGGGAGATAATTCCAAGCTGATCCCCAAATCACatgttaaataaaacaaaaaatcactTTGGACTATGCAGTGTGAATAAATGTGCTGGGATTAAAatagcaaaaccaaacacaacCCAGAGCTGTGAAGTTTCAGGTTGTGTTTTGTCCGTTTAGTCACTCACATGGCTTACGGtaaaagagcaataaaaataacCAGCAATGTGCAAGTGCTTGTTCTGCAAGGCTGAAGAAACAGGATCTGcagtgcccctgtgccagctgagcaggacagagctctgctggggagggagaaCTTGGGGGCCTGTCTGGAACAGGGCTGATGTGTGCATGGAAATGGTTATTTGTGGGTTTCCTTCTTATTAGAGATGTGTTCCTGCtagcaggggaaaatggagaaacCAAAGGTCTGTAGCAGACACATTTTGGGTGGTTCCTATTCCCAGTGTGCATCATGAGAAGCTCCCAGATGGCTGATTTACCTCTGCAGcagacaaaaccccaaacctcaacATTTTGCTTTGCCAGCAGCTGAAAGTCTGAGTGTCTCAGGCCTAGGCAGTCAAAATTCCACCACAGTGGCATTTCCCTTCTAAACAGGAAACCTTCCAATCTTAACTCCATTTTATGACAGCTTATCCAGTGAGCTTCAACCAGGCTGAGTTAGAGCCAGGAAAGGACACCAATGCCTCAGCATGGCCTTGCCCTCAGCCAGACAAATCCAGGGCCTTTTGCCCACATGGTCCCTCCCTCACCTCTCTCCATGCTCACACACATCCTGAGCACAGCCACGAGtggctcagggcaggcagggtgAAAACAAAGCGCCCAAAAGCCGTGGGGTTGGTGTCCTGCTCCCAGGACAAAGGTCTTGGCAGCTCCATGGCTTCACACAGGGATTGCTGCCCTTGAGTTCTGAGCAGCATTCCAGAAGTTCTCAGCAGCATTCCATTACGAATATTGAATTTATAATAAGTTCTCAGCATCGTTCCAGGTGCCTTCCAAAGCACTCCAGTCccacacagcagtgccagggtttCCTGGCAGTCGCTGCTTCAAGGCCACTTTGtcaggagggaaaagcagagccctgccccACCTCCATCATCACAATTCCCAGGAAAGCTCAGGCACTGGACACCAGTGCAACAGCAGCAATTAATTGAGCAGAAGCAATTAATGAACTTGATTACATCTGGCAAATAATGAGACTGCAAAATCATTTAAGCCACTCTATGGGAAGGCTTGATtagtaaatatgaaaaaaaacccagagccaGGATAGCAgtattctttattttatattcctttTATTTACAAAACAGTTTTACTATAAATACTGTAAATGTTGCACTTTTATCTGCACACTAGAAAAGGaacttcagtttaaaaaaagtagtttaagaaatacaaataaatctTGTAAGATTGTGCAAAGTGGAAATTGTTTTCCTAGCGCAAAGAAACGTTTACTGACTTTTTAAAGTCTCACTTTAAGAGCTGCAAAAATACTTTGTtcatacaaaaataaacaaaaaagcgGGCATTAAACCAACAGAGAGGTGGGTTTGAAGTATGTTtggtttttctgcttctttgccAGCCCAGGTGAAGTCAGAGCCTTGACTTGAGGTCCCTTTATTGCGCTCAGAGCTGAATCCCTGCCAGGCATCGGTGCTGaactccccttccctcctcagctcctggaTTTATCCTGCAACGGGAAACAAGCAGGGATCGGGGGAGCCCCTCGGCCTGGGGAGGGTTTGAGGAGCCCTGtgcccctccccagggacccgGGGTGTTTGGGGTGCCCCGAGCAGCTCCTACCATCAGGTGCCAGgcgctggggctggcacaggtgaGCGTGGGTGGGCACCGAGCACACGGGGCACAggtggcagctggggctgtgcagagggacCAGGTGGGCTGGGGTCCCCTCCCCGGCCAGGGGACACACGGGGCTGCTGGCTGTGTCCCCGTGGACGAGGGACAGGAGCTGTCTGTCCACGCAGGGGGCGCAGACGGggccctgggggctgtggggagagagGTGAGTGAGTCCCAGCAGGGTCATGACAGGACCTGCCCCTCTCCAAGCCGCCCTGCACAGGCTCCAgcacccacagagctgctctccttcACTATTTCCCTTTTTAAACTCCAACAGGCAGAGATTCAAGAATGCAGAACTGGACCAGCTCCCCCACGACTGGGGCTCCCAGCCAGTGGAGCAGGCACTCACAGGAATACATGGAAAAACCCCGAAGCAAATGCAGCAGCAAGGAGTTCACACTTCCCAAAGCCAAAGCAAGCAGATCCACATGTCCAACCATGTTTATCTGGTTTTTCATGTGAATTTGGCTCTGTCAGTGGTGTCTCTGTTGAGGAAGCTTTGCCAGCTTGAGAGAGCACCGGACTCACATGGGCAAGTGTcagaagataaataaataaactgagCAAATAGCTTTACCTCGTCACCTCTCTGGCCCAAAACCTCACCCTGCCACAAGCAAAGGAACCACACCCACAGGTGGGAAAAGCCCTGGGCAGTGGCTGAGAAGAGGCTCCCACTGCAGGGTCTCACCTGGGCTCAGAACCAGAGCCCCAAAGAACACGAGGCTGAGTCAGGTGAGCACAgctgaggagcacaggatgCTCCAGAGACACCCAGGGAAACCCCACAAGCATCATCTGAGTGAACCTCACCCAGTCCCACATCTCTGCTTGAGCAGGCACCACccttctgccctggcacagggcgaGGAGCAACCAACACTCACACACTGCCACCTACTTGTGTTCTGAGTTCAGCAGCGAGCTCTGGGCCCTCACTGCAGTGCTGACAGGAGCTGgacaggagctgcctgccctggccacaCTCACCCCTTGTGCTGCCACTCCCCCGGTGTCACGGCACTGCTGCCACCCTGGCCAGTGTGGGCACGGAGCCAGCTCTCACAGATGGGACAGATGTGGTCCCTGTGGAGAAGAACCATTGAGGATGAGCGCTGAGAGCACGGATGTGCCTTCCAGGCCATGGTTCTGGGGCTTGGaacagcctgggatagtgggaggtgttggGGTGgcatgagatgagctttaaggtcccttccaacccaaaccactctgggattctctgataAGCACAGTTCTGAAATTCACTGATTTTTGCCCATGACCCCCATGGCATCTGGGTGTTTTTAGGTGGAAGGCTGACCTTTGGTGGTCCatgggctgctctgcctcactGCTCCacggagcagctcctcctgtgccatctGCCCTCAGCACATCCACAGCTTTGGCAGGAGAGCTGAACACACAGAGGGAGAACACACAGAGCCTGAGTGTGTGGCTTCCCAAAAACACCTCCTGCCCAACAGAGCCACTGCTCCCCCATATCAAACCCTTGCTCCTGCTAAGACAGGAACCACATGAATTCCAACTGCAAAACTCACTTTATGCACATAGAGATGCTTCCTCCCCCCTTTCCCCTTGTTTTGCTCCCCTGTTGGATCTGTACCTGgtgcctgctgggctctggctgtCCCCACCACCAATGCTGGGGACCGAGTAGCTGCGGGGtttgtggggctgggagctcagccAGGCCTGGCAGGTGGCACAGCCGTGGCGTGGGGGCTCTGAGAGAGGGGCCAGGTCactgtggagctgctcctcacagctgggacacacgTGGCACTTCCCTGTGTGGCTGTGGATGAGAGAGATGGGGGAAATCCACCcagcaaaccccaaaccctcctgaggCTCCCTTTGGACAGCAGGGTGTTCATCGTggcatttgaaagtcaaaaactGTTCAAATATCTTCTGCACAGGtgagctcagcagcagtgagaCCCCTGGCTATAGTCACAAGTAAGTCTGGCACAAGGTTTTGGGCAGATGAACAAGCAAACCTACCAAAAATAGGAATTCCAGGGCTTGGGGTGCTTCTTCTCATCTGTAACCTCCAGGTGCATCGATGCATCCCTTCCCTTCACCTCCTGCTTTTGTGAATTCACATTATAAGAGCTGGAGAGACAGAAAGGGTGAAAATTGTAGAATAAAAACGTCACAACATGGAAAAATCATGCTAACCATGCAAGTATACTGAAGGGATACGGTTTGAAAGGGAAAATCCACTTATCCCCAGGGAAAGTTCTGATTTTGGAGGGGCAGCTTACTGCTTTTCACTCTCTTTCCGTCTCATGATGATCCCAGCTAGAATTCCAAGGGCTACTGGGGGAACTAacaaagaagggaaagggagagtgAAATCAACCATTGACTCCAGGTATTTAACAGCAAACAGCTTTGGGGTAGGAAAGtgtattttcaattttaagCTACTTACCAATGCAACTCGGAATGAGGATGCTTGCTGGggaggaaaataatgaaagggATGTTAAAAATATGAAGGCCAAAATGTGGTGCAATTACAGCAATTAACAGGACCTCTAAGAAATGGAGCTCTTACCCAGCCAGTAAGGATTGTCTTCtgagggtttggtttggtttgtctCTGCTGTGGTTTTAACTAGGGAGAGACAAAAGAAAAGCTCTCAAAATGTGATTTTAGATGGTGCTCGGCTTGTACAAAATATATGAAATAGTTCAGAGAGGAGTAAACATCACATGGGCAGGTGATTTGTGCATCTCAGGCTGTGGCAGGGACCTCTTGTGCCACTCCAGGCCTTAAGGACAGAGGGGATTCTGCTGTTCCACTCGGCTTTATTGCCTGGGTGTTGTTGGACCCGAGACATAAATAAATCCTTTCTAAATTCCCTCCACCAGCTTTGCAGCCACCGATAATTTCTCACATTCTTCATTACATTTCTGCCTGTTCCTCTTGAAGGGAAAACATAAAACCAAGTCTGgttctgctcctggtgctcctcagcagagcctggcGCCTCGcagagcaggtgctgctgccctggaaaCAAACCCTGCAGAGTCCCTGTGCGGCCAGGACGGGATCGGGAGCGagggcagcccagcaggagcgAGCTGcgggggaaggaaggggcggCTGTGAGCGGGATGGGGCTCACCCCGGCAGGCGGGCGGGGCCCCGCTCCAGGTGCCGCTGTCGCCGCTGTCGCCGCTGTCGCCGGTGCAGCGCAGCGTGTCCTGTcccaccagctccagccccgGCTCACACGTGTAGGTTGTGACGGAGCCCAGCGCGAACTCCTCCGAGCCGTTCCCACTGTGCTGCCCGTGGGGGATGGCTGGAGGGGGGGGGCAGGAAATCACTGCgggagaaagaggagagaacTCAGGAGGGGACCCCTGGGATGCTCTTCTCAGCAGAgactgctcctgccaggcttGCACAGGAACCAGTGATGCTCCTGGGGACTCCCTGCTTGTGACAGCAGCTGTCCCCTTGCAGAGATGCTGGCCTGACTTCACTTAGTGAAGTAAAccaaaaattcagaatttctaTGTTGGAATATTTGTTTTTTCCAGTCAAGCACTGGACAACTTCACTCACCCTGACAAGCTGGAAGAGGACTCCAGACAGCTTTGTCGCCCTGTAGGAGACACCTGATGGAAGGTGATGCTCCCTTTAATCTGTACCTGCGGGGACAAAAGGCACATCCCAAAATCAGCTGGTTGTCACCAACCAAGAATATGTCACCACAGAGGTGCTGAGGACTGCATGGGCAGAGCCCCATGTCCCAGTTCACACCCCAGTGACTCTGACCAGGCAGCTGGGATGCAGAGGGAAGTGACTTCACACTCACCCATGGTCACAAACCACTCTGGCTGTTCCACCCAGCAGATGATCTTTTGGGATATCTTTTAGGGTGACTTGGCCATGTTCTGGATTGGCTGGAATACCACAAGATTTCTCTAAAAAAGAGTAAGATTATCCTTAGGGCACCATGAGGCTGGGAAAAGCCCCACAAACTTAGTTTTCCTGGCGGTATGGCAATGTCAAATCAGGCAGTTAATGGCATTTCATGTTAAATGTCATTAGAAAAgagcaattttaaaatacaggcaTGGCACTTGGAACACAGCATTGGGGAAAATGAAatgagatggggacagggacactcacTCTGACACAGTTCAGGAACTTCTGTCCACGTTAAGTTGTCCAAACAGGTGCTGGTggggggctgggctgtggtgtTGTCATAACCTTGGCGACAAATGTACCTCACCGTGGTGTTAACGGCgtaaaaattctg
Encoded proteins:
- the LOC136566153 gene encoding uncharacterized protein; protein product: MGSGRRCSLLPLLLVLLVLLELPAAWGDCGPLPNISHAEPRGDTKHQQSFSVGSTVTFGCVPGYTKLPFLSNTIRCLSNSRWSSLPEFCGRSCPTPRSVPFAALSPEDKMQNFYAVNTTVRYICRQGYDNTTAQPPTSTCLDNLTWTEVPELCQKKSCGIPANPEHGQVTLKDIPKDHLLGGTARVVCDHGYRLKGASPSIRCLLQGDKAVWSPLPACQVKTTAETNQTKPSEDNPYWLASILIPSCIVPPVALGILAGIIMRRKESEKHSYNVNSQKQEVKGRDASMHLEVTDEKKHPKPWNSYFCHTGKCHVCPSCEEQLHSDLAPLSEPPRHGCATCQAWLSSQPHKPRSYSVPSIGGGDSQSPAGTSSPAKAVDVLRADGTGGAAPWSSEAEQPMDHQRDHICPICESWLRAHTGQGGSSAVTPGEWQHKGPQGPVCAPCVDRQLLSLVHGDTASSPVCPLAGEGTPAHLVPLHSPSCHLCPVCSVPTHAHLCQPQRLAPDG